In Helianthus annuus cultivar XRQ/B chromosome 8, HanXRQr2.0-SUNRISE, whole genome shotgun sequence, a single genomic region encodes these proteins:
- the LOC110932472 gene encoding protein ALP1-like, whose product MDSDYSGSDDSEEEQRDYEVIEFKRLCGVVVKGIIIAHNLRNARTPCHTSARTGHKYINEILNGHPRRCYDMLRMDIPVFRQLCVDLVTKYGLKQTRHVSIEESVGMLLMTLGHGCTNRLVQESFNHFGETIHRHFYKVLAAVIKMSADIIKPAANYNDDVPAYILNNPRYYPMFENCIGAIDGTHVMASVPLKEQPKYIGRKGYATQNVMAVCDFNMCFTFVWAGWEGTAHDTRIFNQALDNVGLQFPHPTGDKYYVVDAGYPTTRGYLAPYKGTNIHYHIADFRRPQTSAMRAPQGPKETFNYYHSSLRNIIERTFGVWKARWALLRDMHVGFTYNHQVSIVITSMALHNFIRRAGGFDDLFDMAQQESYNPRGGGTSDKVHAEVQATSRTHGDDLHMAAIRDIIAQDIMTLRG is encoded by the exons ATGGATAGTGATTACTCTGGTTCAGATGATAGTGAGGAAGAACAAAGGGACTATGAGGTTATAGAATTTAAAAGGTTATGTGGAGTGGTTGTGAAAGGGATAATAATAGCTCATAACTTGCGTAACGCGCGTACACCATGTCACACTTCGGCTCGCACTGGGCACAAGTATATTAATGAAATTCTTAATGGCCATCCGAGACGGTGTTATGATATGCTTCGGATGGACATACCGGTTTTTAGACAGTTATGTGTTGATCTTGTTACTAAATACGGATTGAAACAAACACGTCATGTGTCTATTGAGGAGTCGGTCGGAATGTTATTGATGACTTTGGGTCATGGATGTACAAATAGGCTTGTGCAAGAATCTTTTAACCATTTTGGTGAAACAattcacagacatttttataaaGTTTTGGCAGCCGTGATTAAGATGAGTGCTGATATCATCAAGCCAGCCGCAAACTATAATGATGATGTACCTGCATATATATTAAACAATCCTCGGTATTATCCAATGTTCGAG AACTGCATTGGCGCTATAGACGGGACACACGTGATGGCATCGGTTCCATTGAAAGAGCAACCGAAGTACATTGGTCGAAAGGGATACGCTACACAAAATGTAATGGCTGTTTGTGATTTTaacatgtgttttacatttgtatgGGCCGGATGGGAGGGAACTGCACATGACACGAGAATTTTTAATCAAGCGTTAGATAATGTGGGACTTCAATTTCCACATCCCACGGGTG ATAAATATTATGTTGTTGATGCCGGATACCCAACTACTAGAGGGTATCTTGCACCATACAAAGGCACGAACATTCATTATCATATAGCGGATTTTCGACGTCCACAAACTAGCGCTATGCGTGCTCCTCAAGGACCAAAAGAGACATTTAATTATTACCACTCATCGTTGCGAAATATCATTGAACGGACTTTTGGAGTGTGGAAAGCTAGGTGGGCGTTATTGAGAGATATGCATGTTGGTTTCACGTACAACCACCAAGTGAGTATTGTGATAACATCGATGGCGCTCCATAATTTTATTAGGAGGGCCGGTGGgtttgatgacttatttgatatGGCACAACAAGAATCTTACAATCCCAGAGGAGGTGGTACTAGTGACAAAGTTCACGCAGAAGTTCAGGCTACAAGTCGTACACATGGTGATGACCTGCATATGGCAGCGATCCGAGATATCATTGCGCAAGATATAATGACATTGCGGGGATAA
- the LOC110930532 gene encoding uncharacterized protein LOC110930532, whose amino-acid sequence MVRTRKRFYGEEVSQSSSNSQHMKRRRLQKDTSFHISDGKRQKKSKERSFFTFDKTRGPYPIECENWGQMNRIFGGCTPSTSTGRSSQSRSTSSISSGHLNKLKLRDALAELAHSGLLDLDDIERVEQYVTKCKTSLHVFIGGSQEYRASVVRKYLENDSQVPNSV is encoded by the exons ATGGTGAGAACAAGAAAAAGATTTTATGGTGAAGAAGTCTCACAATCTTCATCAAAT AGTCAGCACATGAAAAGAAGAAGACTACAAAAAGACACAAGTTTTCATATATCTGAT GGTAAGCGACAAAAAAAGAGCAAAGAGAGGAGTTTTTTTACATTCGAT AAGACCCGCGGCCCTTATCCTATTGAATGTGAAAATTGGGGTCAAATGAATCGTATTTTTGGTGGTTGTACTCCATCCACTTCAACAGGGAGGAGTTCGCAGTCAAGGAGCACTTCCTCTATAAGCTCAG GTCATCTAAATAAGTTGAAACTACGCGATGCTCTTGCTGAATTGGCACATTCTGGTCTTTTGGACTTGGATGACATTGAAAGAGTCGAACAATATGTAACCAAATGCAAAACCAGTCTGCACGTTTTTATAGGGGGATCTCAGGAGTATAGGGCGTCCGTGGTTCGCAAGTATCTGGAGAACGATTCTCAAGTCCCAAACTCCGTTTAG